Sequence from the Pseudomonadota bacterium genome:
CGTTTGAACAGGCGCGGCGGGATCACCGCCTCGGCCATGGTGAAGCCACGGATGCAGGCATCGGTGAAGCCGGCGTCGTCGCAGGTGATGGTGAAGAAGTCTTCCCACAGCGAGAACGGCTTCAACGTGGTGTCGAGCTCGGGGCTCTGGTAATAGCGACTGTGCAAGGTCGCGAACAGGCGCATCTGGCTTTGCGCGTGGGCGAGGCTCAAATCGGTGTCGAGACGACAGAACTCCACCTCGTCCTTCATGTCGCGCATCATGATGATGGAGTTGAGCGTGGCCGGATCGAAGCGCGCGAACAGCGCGACCGGCGCGATCACGGGCAGGGTCGGGCGCACCAGGTTGTAGAAATTGACTTCCGCCTGCACGCCTTCGTTCATGCCCAGCATGTAACGGCTTTCCAGGCTCTGGGTGCCCTTGCAGAACAATTTGTCCGGCAAACCGGCGGCCTGGCCGGCGCCGTTCCATTCGATGGCGATGCGGCGACGGTTGGAGGTGCCGTCGTCGACCGGCCCGAGGCTGTAGGACACCACCGCCGCGCCGGCCTCGTGCCGCGCCAGCACGGCGGTCAGCCATTCCGGTGTGATCGACTCGTAGGTGAAGGGCAGATGCTCGATGGTGGTCGGACGTTTCTGCGCGCGGCGCTCTTCGTCGTAGCGCTGTTTGATTTCGGCGAAGGAGATGGTCATGGTGTTCCTTGTTGCGTGTGCCGGGTGGGGGCAAGGGCCGCGGATCAGACTTCGCGCAGTACCTGCACCTGCGGGCGCCCGTCCATGAATTCACCCATCTTGCGGCCGTATTCCTTGAAATGCGGCGCGGCGCGATGGGCCTCGACCGCGGCCTCGTCCTTGTAGCGCTCCATGAACACGTAGGTGTCCTCGGCGTCGGCGCGGCACAGGATGTAGAGCAGGCAGCCCGCTTCGTTGGCGTTCACTTCCCGCGCCAGCATCCTGGCGACTTCTTCGAAGGCGGCGCCCTGGCCGGGTTTGGTCTTGATGGTGGCGACGATGCCGATCATGCTTGGCTCCTGGTGCTTGGGTGTGGAACGGCGATGATAGCGCCGCACGCCACGGCTGCGAATTCGTGCCGCGCCGCGCGCCGTCGACGCGCGGCGCCGGTGTATAGTCGCCGGGCGCGGCAATTCGAGCGGGGCAGGTGGCGATGGCGAGACTCAAGGACAAGGTTGCGATCGTGGTCGGCGCCGGCCAGACGCCGGGCGACACCATCGGCAATGGCCGTGCCACCGCCATCCGCTTCGCCGAGGAGGGCGCCACGGTGCTGCTGGTCGACAAGCACCAGGAGTCGGTCGAACAGACCCTGGTGATGCTCGAAGCGCGCGGCGGGCGCGGCAGCGTGCTGTTGGCCGATGTCACCGACGAGGCGCAGTGCCAGGCCATCGCCCACACCTGCGTGCACCGCTACGGGCGCATCGACATCCTGCACAACAACGTCGGCACCGGCGCCGGTGACTGCGGTCCGACGCAGATGAGCGAGGAGACCTGGGATCGCATCTTCGCCATCAACCTGAAATCGGTGATGTTCACCTGCAAGCACGTGCTGCCGGTGATGCGTGCGCAGGGCGCCGGCAGCATCGTCAATATTTCCTCGATTGCCGCCATCGCCTCGACCGGGCTGGTCAGCTACAAGGCCTCCAAGGCCGCGCTCAATGCCTATACCCAGAGCCTCGCCACCGGCGGCGCCCGCCATGGCATTCGCGCCAACGTCATCATGCCGGGGCTCATGAACACGCCGATGGCGATCGAGACCTATGTCGCCGCCGGTTTCGATCGCGCCAAGCTCATCGAACAGCGCAATGCCAGCGTGCCGCTCGGCCGCCAGATGGGCTCGGCCTGGGACGTGGCGAACGCGGCCCTGTTCCTCGCTTCCGACGAGGCGCGCTTCATCACCGGCGTGTGCCTGCCGGTCGACGGCGGGCAGTCGGTGATGATCGGATGAGCCGTCGCCGGGTCGTGATCCTGGGCGCCGCCGGGCGCGACTTTCATAACTTCAACACCGTCTACCGCGACGATCCGCACTACGAAGTGCTGAGCTTCACCGCCGCGCAGATCCCGGACATCGCCGCGCGTCGCTACCCGGCCGAGCTGGCCGGCGCGCTCTATCCGCACGGCATTCCCATCGTCGAGGAAACGCAATTGGGCGCGCTGCTGGCCGGCGCGGCGGTCGATGAAGTGGTGTTTGCCTACAGCGACGTCAAGCATGTCGAGGTCATGCACCGCGCTTCGGCGGCCTTGGCGGGCGGCGCTGATTTCACCTTGCTGGGGCCGCGCCGCACCATGCTGGCGGCGCGTGTACCGGTGATCGCGGTGTCGGCGGTGCGCACCGGCTGCGGCAAGTCGCAGACCAGCCGCGCGCTGGCGGGTTGGTTGCGTGGGCATGGCCTGCGCGTGGTGGTGTTGCGCCATCCCATGCCCTATGGCGATCTGGCGCGGCAGGCGGTGCAACGCTTCGCGACGCGCGCCGATCTCGATGCCGCGCGGTGCACGGTCGAGGAACGGGAGGAGTACGAACCGCATCTCGCCAGCGGCAGCGTGGTGTATGCCGGCGTCGACTACGCCGCGATCCTCGCGCGCGCGCAGGATGAAGCCGACGTCCTGTTGTGGGACGGTGGCAACAACGACTTTCCGTTCGTGCGGCCCGATTTGCACATCGTGCTGGTCGATGCGCTGCGGCCCGGCGACGAGTGCGCCTATCACCCCGGCGAAAGCGTGTTGCGCATGGCCGATATCGTGATCGCCGCCAAGTGCGACCAGGCGAGCAGCGAGGCGGTGGGCCAGGTGCTGGCCGCGGCCGCCGCCGTCAATCCGCGCGCCCGGTGTTTGCGCGGCGCTTCACCGTTGCGCCTCGACGCCGCCGCGCGGGTGCGCGGCAAGCGTGTGCTGGTGGTGGACGATGGTCCGACCCTGACCCATGGCGGCATGGCCTACGGCGCGGGGCTGGTGGCGGCACGCGCGGCGGGCGCCGCGGCCATCGTCGATCCGCGCGCGAGCGCCACGCCGGCGATGGCGGCCGTATTCGAACGCTATCCGCATCTCGATGCCGTGCTGCCGGCGCTCGGTTACGGCGCGCGGCAGCTGGCCGAGCTGGCGGCGACCATCAACGCCAGCGATGCCGAACTGGTGGTGGCCGCCACGCCCTGCGACCTGGCGGCGCTGGCGCCCATCACCAAGCCGGTGTTGCGCGTGCGTTACGACTACGCGGATCTCGATGCGCCGGGGCTGCGCGGCGAGGTGGAGCAATTCCTGCGCGAGCGCGGGCTCACGCGCTGAGACCTCACCACCAACACGCCGGGTGGCGGCCGGCCACGATCCGGGTGCCGGCGCGACCGGCGAGTATCGCCTCCGCGTCTTCGAGTCGCCCAATCGCCGCCACGCCGTCGCCGGCCTCGACAAACTCGCAGGCCGCCGCCACCTTGGGCGCCATGCTGCCGGCGGCGAACACCTGGCGCGCGAGTTCGCTGCTGCCGATGCTGCGCAACGCGCGTTGATTGTCGCCACGCCAGTCGCTGTACAGCGCATCGACATCGGTCAACAGCAGCAGCGCGCTGGCCTCGAGTTGGCGCGCGAGCAGCGCGCTGGCCGCATCCTTGTCGATCACCGCTTCGACGCCATCGAGTCGCCCGGCCGCATCGCGCACTACCGGGATGCCGCCGCCGCCCGCGCAGATCACCACCGTGTCGGTGGCCAGCAGCTGGGCAACGACGCGCAGTTCAACCACGCTCCGCGGCCGCGGCGAAGCCACCGCGCGGCGCCAGCCGTTGCCGTCCGGCAGCATCCGCCAGCCGCGCGCCGCGGCGATGGCGTGCGCCTCGTCGGCGGCGTAGACCGCGCCTATCGGTTTGCCCGGCCGTGCGAACGCGGGGTCGTCGGCCGCCACTTCGATCTGCGTGATGAGCGTGACGCAGGCGCGCTCGCGCGGCAGTTGATTGGCCAGCTCCTGCTGGATGAGGTAGCCGAGCATGCCTTCGGTCTCGGCATCGAGCACGTCGAGCGGGTAGTGACCGGCATGGGTGTCGCCCTCGCGTTCCAGCGCCAGCAGGCCGACCTGCGGACCATTGCCATGGGTCACCAGCAGTTGCCGGCCGGCGGCCAGCGGCGCCAGCGCACGCGCCGCCAGGCGCGCATTGGCGCGCTGCGTGGCGGCGTCGGCGGTTTCGCCACGACGCAACAGGGCATTGCCGCCGAGCGCCGCGACCAGCAGCGGCGTGCGCGCTCCACTCATTCTCGTCCCCGCTTGGTGATGGACACGATGTTTACTGTAACCCGCGGTGCTCGCCTTGCCGCGGCCGCGGGCGGCTCTTACAGTGCCGCGGTGGGGACTCGATCTGGGATTGTCATCGCCGCGAGCGCGCGTCGTCGCCGTGCTGGGCACGCGCCCCGAGGCCATCAAGTTCGCACCGGTGCTGGCGGCGTTCGCGGCGCAGCAGGCGCTGCGTTGCGAAACCATCGTCACCGGTCAGCAGGCCGACCTGTTGCGCGACCAGCTCGCGGCGCTGGACATCACGGTGCACCACCGCCTCGACGTCATGCAGCCCGGGCAGGGCGTCGATGCGCTGCTCGCCACCACCGCACGGCTGCTCACGCCGCTCATCGCGCGCCTCGCGCCGCGCGCGGTGCTGGTGCAGGGCGACACCACCACCGCGCTGGCGGCCGCGCTGGTGGCGGCGTCGCTGCGCATCCCGGTCGTGCACATCGAGGCGGGGCTGCGCAGCTTCAATCTCCACAGTCCCTACCCGGAGGAGGCCAACCGCCTGCTCATCACTCACGCCAGCACCCTGCATTGCGCGGCCACCGCCGACAACGTCGTCAATCTCGTCAATGAAGGCATCGCGCCGGAAGCCATCGTGCTGTGCGGCAACCCCATCGTCGACGCCCTGGCCCATGGCTTGCCGACGGCGCGGCCGGGCGCGATGTTGGCGGCGCTGCTGGCGCGCCATGCCGGACGTCGCGTGCTGTGCCTGACGCTGCACCGGCGCGAGAATCTCGGCCAGCGCCTGGCGGGCTACGTGCGCGCGGTGCGCGACTTCGTGGCCGCTCACCCGGACACCGTGCTGGTGGCGCCGGTGCAC
This genomic interval carries:
- a CDS encoding phosphotransferase, with product MTISFAEIKQRYDEERRAQKRPTTIEHLPFTYESITPEWLTAVLARHEAGAAVVSYSLGPVDDGTSNRRRIAIEWNGAGQAAGLPDKLFCKGTQSLESRYMLGMNEGVQAEVNFYNLVRPTLPVIAPVALFARFDPATLNSIIMMRDMKDEVEFCRLDTDLSLAHAQSQMRLFATLHSRYYQSPELDTTLKPFSLWEDFFTITCDDAGFTDACIRGFTMAEAVIPPRLFKREAEVWPATLRCTELHKTMPRGLNHSDVHLKNWYITPAGEMGINDWQNTAKGNGGRDLAYCIGTSLSVDKRRLWERDLIRYYCEEFARAGGPKLDFDTTFLRYRQQMFAALAWWTGTLGQPPDAPAMQPAETSLEFIKRMATALDDLDCLDCV
- a CDS encoding antibiotic biosynthesis monooxygenase, which codes for MIGIVATIKTKPGQGAAFEEVARMLAREVNANEAGCLLYILCRADAEDTYVFMERYKDEAAVEAHRAAPHFKEYGRKMGEFMDGRPQVQVLREV
- a CDS encoding SDR family oxidoreductase — encoded protein: MARLKDKVAIVVGAGQTPGDTIGNGRATAIRFAEEGATVLLVDKHQESVEQTLVMLEARGGRGSVLLADVTDEAQCQAIAHTCVHRYGRIDILHNNVGTGAGDCGPTQMSEETWDRIFAINLKSVMFTCKHVLPVMRAQGAGSIVNISSIAAIASTGLVSYKASKAALNAYTQSLATGGARHGIRANVIMPGLMNTPMAIETYVAAGFDRAKLIEQRNASVPLGRQMGSAWDVANAALFLASDEARFITGVCLPVDGGQSVMIG
- a CDS encoding GTPase, with the protein product MSRRRVVILGAAGRDFHNFNTVYRDDPHYEVLSFTAAQIPDIAARRYPAELAGALYPHGIPIVEETQLGALLAGAAVDEVVFAYSDVKHVEVMHRASAALAGGADFTLLGPRRTMLAARVPVIAVSAVRTGCGKSQTSRALAGWLRGHGLRVVVLRHPMPYGDLARQAVQRFATRADLDAARCTVEEREEYEPHLASGSVVYAGVDYAAILARAQDEADVLLWDGGNNDFPFVRPDLHIVLVDALRPGDECAYHPGESVLRMADIVIAAKCDQASSEAVGQVLAAAAAVNPRARCLRGASPLRLDAAARVRGKRVLVVDDGPTLTHGGMAYGAGLVAARAAGAAAIVDPRASATPAMAAVFERYPHLDAVLPALGYGARQLAELAATINASDAELVVAATPCDLAALAPITKPVLRVRYDYADLDAPGLRGEVEQFLRERGLTR
- a CDS encoding carbamate kinase, yielding MSGARTPLLVAALGGNALLRRGETADAATQRANARLAARALAPLAAGRQLLVTHGNGPQVGLLALEREGDTHAGHYPLDVLDAETEGMLGYLIQQELANQLPRERACVTLITQIEVAADDPAFARPGKPIGAVYAADEAHAIAAARGWRMLPDGNGWRRAVASPRPRSVVELRVVAQLLATDTVVICAGGGGIPVVRDAAGRLDGVEAVIDKDAASALLARQLEASALLLLTDVDALYSDWRGDNQRALRSIGSSELARQVFAAGSMAPKVAAACEFVEAGDGVAAIGRLEDAEAILAGRAGTRIVAGRHPACWW
- the wecB gene encoding UDP-N-acetylglucosamine 2-epimerase (non-hydrolyzing), producing MSSPRARVVAVLGTRPEAIKFAPVLAAFAAQQALRCETIVTGQQADLLRDQLAALDITVHHRLDVMQPGQGVDALLATTARLLTPLIARLAPRAVLVQGDTTTALAAALVAASLRIPVVHIEAGLRSFNLHSPYPEEANRLLITHASTLHCAATADNVVNLVNEGIAPEAIVLCGNPIVDALAHGLPTARPGAMLAALLARHAGRRVLCLTLHRRENLGQRLAGYVRAVRDFVAAHPDTVLVAPVHPNPQVAPVLHAMLDGQPRVELIAPLGYQEFLALLAASSLVLSDSGGVQEEVAAIGVPLLVLRDCTERVEILATGLARLAPDPAALAAMLADGAPWPARRALPHNPFGDGHSGPRIVRAVARMLAARNF